In the genome of Streptomyces sp. Q6, the window TCACGGGCCTTCGTGTCCGACATGATCACGAGGGCGGCGGCGCCGTCGTTCAGCGGGCAGCAGTTTCCGGCCGTGACCAGACCGTCGGGGCGGAAGACCGGCTTGAGGCCGGAGACGCCCTCCAGGGTGACGCCGGCACGCGGCCCGTCGTCCTTCGACACGACCGTGCCGTCGGGGGTCGTCACCGGGGTGATCTCCCGCTCCCAGAAGCCGTTCTTGATGGCTTCCTCGGCACGGTTCTGCGAGCGCACGCCGAAGGCGTCCATGTCCTCGCGGGTGACGCCCTTCACGCGCGCCAGGTTCTCGGCGGTCTGACCCATCGCGATGTACGCGTCCGGCACCAGGCCGTCCTCGCGCGGGTCGTGCCAGGTCGTGCCCTCCTGCTGCGCGACGGCCGCGGTGCGGGCCTCGGCCTCGGCGAAGAAGGGGTTGCGGGTGTCGGGGAGCGAGTCGGAGTTCCCCTTGGCGAAGCGCGACACCATCTCGACACCGGCCGAGATGAACACGTCGCCCTCGCCCGCCTTGATGGCGTGCAGCGCCATCCGCGTCGTCTGGAGGGAACTGGAGCAGTAGCGGGTGACGGTGCAGCCCGGCAGGTGGTCCATGCCCATCTGGACGGCCACGATGCGGCCGAGGTTGTTGCCCTGCTCGCCGCCGGGCAGGCCGCAGCCGAGCATCAGGTCGTCGATGTCGTGCGGGTCGAGCTCGGGGACCTTGGCGAGCGCGGCCTGGATGATCGTGGCGGTCAGGTCGTCCGGGCGCAGATCCTTCAGGGAGCCCTTGAAGGCGCGGCCGATGGGGGAACGGGCGGCTGAGACGATCACTGCTTCGGGCATCACGGCTCCAGAGGGTTCGAATCGCGGGGCAGCGCTGTATCGCTGTAACGCTGTGCAGGCGGACCGTCTCGGAAGTTACCTGTACGTACTCCCGAGGTCACCGGCATGGGCATGTGACCCCTGCCGCATTTTTCTAAGCGCTTGCTCAGTGTAGGGGTCCGCCCGGCCCCGCCCCCACGGCTCAGTCGCCGAAACGGCTCGACTCGGCCGGCACCGGATCCTGCGTGAGCACCCGCCGACGCCGCCGCCGCTTCAACAGGGCCCACGGCCCCCGCGGCCCGGTCGGCATCGCCGCCGTGACCTCCGTACCGCCCTCCGCCGCGGCCCGCGCCGCCGCCCGCGCCACCGGCAGGAAACCCTCCGACCGCGAGAGGTCCGGCCGCTCCTCCTCCGGCCACAGCCCCAGAGCCGCACAGAGCGTGGGCAGCACCGCCATCGCCGCCGTCGCGTACCCCTCCGCCGACGGGTGGTAGTTGTCAGGACCGAACAGCTCCCGCGGATTCGCCGAGAACTCCGGCCCCAGCAGATCACCCAGCGAGACCGTACGACCGCCCTGCTCGACCGTCCCGATGGTCTGCGCCGCCGCCAACTGCCGCGACGCCCGCCGGGCCAGCCAGCGCAGCGGCTGCTGCACCGGCTCCACCGAGCCCAGGTCCGGGCACGTACCGACCACCACCTCCGCACCCGCCGTACGCAGCCGCCGCACCGCCGCCGAGAGATGACGCACGGACTTCGTGGCCGGGATGCGATGGGTGACGTCGTTCGCACCGATCATGATCACGATCACATCCGGCTGCCACAGCGGATCGGCGAGGATCAGCGCCACCTGACGGTCCAGATCGTCGGACATGGCACCGGGCAGCGCGACATTGCGCAGCTCCACGGCCCGCTCCGCGACCGCCGCGAGCCCCGAGGCCAGCAGCGCCGCCGGCGTCTGCCGCGCACGGTGCACACCCTGCCCCGCCGCCGTGGAGTCACCCAGCATGGCGAACCGCAACGGCCCCGCGGACGACGCGGCGTACACCCGGCCGTAGAGACCGTCCGCCGACGGCACCCGCACCGGATCCGTGCCGTGGTTGCCCACCTGGCGCCGCGCCATCTGCACCTCGGTCAGCACCACCCCGATCGCGGCGGCACCGAGGAGCCCGATCCCACCGCCGCCGTACGCCGCACCCGCGGCGATCCGACGTGCCACCCTCGCCCTGCTCGACATGTTCCGCGGCCACCTGCCTCTGCTGCCCACCGACGTTCCGTCCCGCCCGCCTTTTACGGCTTCATGAACTCATTGCCCCGTAATCACCGTCGGCCAATCGCAACGGGAGATGAAGGGCCGGTGCGCGGCTTACTCTGGCCGCATCCCTACGGAGGAGACCCGGAGACACCGTGCAGATCCACGACTCGATGATCAGTCTCGTCGGCAACACCCCGCTGCTGAGGCTCAACAAGGTGACCGAAGGCATCCAGGCGACCGTCCTGGCCAAGGTCGAGTACTTCAACCCCGGCGGCTCCGTGAAGGACCGCATCGCGCTGCGCATGATCGAGGCGGCCGAGCAGAGCGGGGAGCTGCAACCCGGCGGCACCATCGTCGAGCCCACCAGCGGAAACACCGGTGTCGGCCTCGCCATCGTGGCGCAGCAGAAGGGGTACAAGTGCATCTTCGTGTGCCCCGACAAGGTCTCCACCGACAAGATCAACGTGCTGCGCGCGTACGGCGCCGAGGTCGTCGTCTGCCCGACGGCCGTCGACCCCGAGCACCCGGACTCGTACTACAACGTCTCCGACCGCCTCGTGCGCGAGACGCCGGGCGCCTGGAAGCCCGACCAGTACTCCAACCCGAACAACCCGCTCTCCCACTACCACTCGACCGGACCCGAGCTGTGGGAGCAGACGGACGGCCGCATCACGCACTTCGTGGCGGGCGTCGGGACGGGCGGCACCATCTCCGGCACCGGCCGCTACCTGAAGGACGCGAGCGAGGGCCGCGTCCAGGTCATCGGCGCCGACCCCGAGGGCTCGGTCTACTCCGGCGGCTCCGGCCGCCCGTACCTCGTCGAGGGCGTCGGCGAGGACTTCTGGCCGACCGCGTACGACCGTGACGTCGCCGACGAGATCGTCGCGGTGTCCGACAAGGACTCGTTCCAGATGACACGCCGCCTCGCGAAGGAGGAGGGCCTCCTGGTCGGCGGCTCCTGCGGCATGGCCGTCGTCGCGGCACTCCGGGTGGCGGAGCGCCTCGGCCCGGACGACGTGGTGGTCGTCCTGCTGCCGGACAGCGGGCGCGGGTACCTCAGCAAGATCTTCAACGACGAGTGGCTGTCCTCGTACGGCTTCCTGGAGGAGCCGACCGAGTCCGGCCGGGTTCTCGATGTGCTGAGCCGCAAGGAGGACTCCATCCCGGGGCTCGTCCACATGCACCCGGAGGAGACGGTCGGCGAGGCCATCGAGGTACTGCGCGAGTACGGCGTGTCCCAGATGCCCGTGGTGAAGCGTGGCTCCGGGCACCCCGACGTGATGGCGGCCGAGGTCGTCGGATCCGTGGTGGAGCGCGAGCTGCTGGACGCGCTGTTCGCTCAGCGCGCCTCGCTCGGTGACCCGCTGGAGAAGCACATGTCGGCTCCGCTGCCGCAGGTCGGTTCCGGTGAGCAGCTGGCGGTCCTGATGCGCGTGCTCGGTTCCGCCGACGCGGCGATCGTCCTGGTCGAGGGCAAGCCGACCGGTGTCGTGAGCCGCCAGGACCTGCTGGCGTACATGGCGAACGAAGGCAAGTGACCCGCCGTGCGGCCCCCGTCGTCCGTGACGGCGAGGGGCCGCACCACGCCTGTCGCTACCTCCCGGACGGCTGCCTGGGGACGACCCGCAACAACTGAGGGTCGAACGGCGCTCGCCGTGACATGCCGGGCGGCAACGGCATGACGATCACCGATTCGATCACGTCGGCGATCGCCGCGCGGCGTTCGGTCAGGCTCATGGCGGGCCACCGGCCGGGGTCCCGGTGGGGTCGGAGCGCCGTGCCGGCCGCCAGATGCTCGGCACGTGCCGCCTCGAGCCCGGCGATCCTTCCCGAGAGGTCGGCGACCGCGGCGGAACTCCCGGGATCCGCGGAGGCCCCGGAGAGCAGGTGGAGTTCCTCGGTCAACTGCCGCAGCAAGGCCTCG includes:
- a CDS encoding acetyl-CoA C-acetyltransferase, which encodes MPEAVIVSAARSPIGRAFKGSLKDLRPDDLTATIIQAALAKVPELDPHDIDDLMLGCGLPGGEQGNNLGRIVAVQMGMDHLPGCTVTRYCSSSLQTTRMALHAIKAGEGDVFISAGVEMVSRFAKGNSDSLPDTRNPFFAEAEARTAAVAQQEGTTWHDPREDGLVPDAYIAMGQTAENLARVKGVTREDMDAFGVRSQNRAEEAIKNGFWEREITPVTTPDGTVVSKDDGPRAGVTLEGVSGLKPVFRPDGLVTAGNCCPLNDGAAALVIMSDTKARELGLTPLARVVSTGVSGLSPEIMGLGPVEASKRALKLAGLSVSDIDLFEINEAFAAQVIPSARDLGIDEDKLNVNGGAIAVGHPFGMTGARITGTLINSLQFHDKQFGLETMCVGGGQGMAMVIERLS
- a CDS encoding SGNH/GDSL hydrolase family protein, with translation MSSRARVARRIAAGAAYGGGGIGLLGAAAIGVVLTEVQMARRQVGNHGTDPVRVPSADGLYGRVYAASSAGPLRFAMLGDSTAAGQGVHRARQTPAALLASGLAAVAERAVELRNVALPGAMSDDLDRQVALILADPLWQPDVIVIMIGANDVTHRIPATKSVRHLSAAVRRLRTAGAEVVVGTCPDLGSVEPVQQPLRWLARRASRQLAAAQTIGTVEQGGRTVSLGDLLGPEFSANPRELFGPDNYHPSAEGYATAAMAVLPTLCAALGLWPEEERPDLSRSEGFLPVARAAARAAAEGGTEVTAAMPTGPRGPWALLKRRRRRRVLTQDPVPAESSRFGD
- a CDS encoding cystathionine beta-synthase; the protein is MQIHDSMISLVGNTPLLRLNKVTEGIQATVLAKVEYFNPGGSVKDRIALRMIEAAEQSGELQPGGTIVEPTSGNTGVGLAIVAQQKGYKCIFVCPDKVSTDKINVLRAYGAEVVVCPTAVDPEHPDSYYNVSDRLVRETPGAWKPDQYSNPNNPLSHYHSTGPELWEQTDGRITHFVAGVGTGGTISGTGRYLKDASEGRVQVIGADPEGSVYSGGSGRPYLVEGVGEDFWPTAYDRDVADEIVAVSDKDSFQMTRRLAKEEGLLVGGSCGMAVVAALRVAERLGPDDVVVVLLPDSGRGYLSKIFNDEWLSSYGFLEEPTESGRVLDVLSRKEDSIPGLVHMHPEETVGEAIEVLREYGVSQMPVVKRGSGHPDVMAAEVVGSVVERELLDALFAQRASLGDPLEKHMSAPLPQVGSGEQLAVLMRVLGSADAAIVLVEGKPTGVVSRQDLLAYMANEGK